The window GTCGAAGCGGCGTCGCGCTACTACTTCGGCGTTCCCGCGGCGAAGGTGACGCTCGCGCAGGCGGCGCTGCTGGCGGGGCTGATCCAGCGGCCGGAGGAATTCTCGCCGTTTCGGAATCCCGAGAAGGCTCGGGCCCGCCGCGCCCACGTGCTGAAACGCATGGCCGACGAGCGGGCGATCACCGCGAAGCAGGCGGAGGCCGCCGCGGCCGAGCCCCTTCCGAAGTCTCCGGCGCAGGCGGAGTCCGTCGTGGCCCCCTACTTCTGCGAGGACATCCGGCAGTACCTCGAGAAGAACTACGGCGAGAAGGACCTCTACCGGCGCGGACTCCGCGTCGATTCGACGCTCGACCCGAAGCTGCAGGCGTTCTCCGAAGAAGCCCTGCGGTGGGGGCTCCGCCGGATCGAACGCTCGCACGGATGGCGCAAGGCGCGCAACGTCGTGGCGGAAGGGTTCTCCGACCCGGAGCGCTACGAGGACCCCTCCTGGTCGAAGTCGTCGCGCAACGACTCCGCCGAGATCGCCGTCGTTCTCTCGGTCGCGCGACGGCAGGCCGTCCTCAAGGTCGGCGGACGGCGGGAGACGGTGGCCCCGTCGGCCTTCGCGTGGACCGGCGGCTCCGCCTTTCCCGCGAATCTCCGCCGCGGCGACCTCGTCGCCCTCTCGACCGAGAAGAACGCGAAGGGAAAGCCCTCGGTCGTCGTGGATCCTCTTCCTCGCGCGCAGGGCGCCGTCCTCATTCTCGAGAACGCGACCGGGGCGGTCCGCGCGATGGTCGGCGGCTACGACTGGGACGAGTCGAAGTTCAACCGGGCCGTCCAGGCGCAGCGGCAGACGGGATCGTCGTTCAAGCCCTTCGTCTATCTGACCGCGCTCGAGAACGGGTACACGCCTTCCGACACGCTGTTCGACGGCCCCCTCTCGATCGTGATCGACCCCCGGCAACCGCCGTACCGGCCGCACAACTACCACAACGACTACTCGGGAATCGTGACCCTGCGGCGCGCGCTCGAACACTCGATCAACATCCCGGCGGTGAAGATGGCGAGGATGGTCGGGCTGAAGAACGTCGTCGAGACCGCGCACCGGTTCGGGATCAAGGAGCCGCTCCTCGCCTATCCTTCGATCGCGCTCGGCGCGTTCGAAACGACGCTCTGGGAGTTGACGACGGCCTACGAGACCTTCGCGAACGAAGGGCTCCAGATCGCGCCGTACACGGTCGCGCGGGTCTCCGATTCCGAAGGGGACGTGCTCGAAGAGAACCGCTCCGACGCGAAGGAGGTCGCATCGCCGCAGACCTGTTTCCAGCTCCTCTGGATGCTGAAGGGCGTCATGGAGCGCGGCACCGCCGTGCGGGCGCGGGAGCTGAATCTCGACAACATCGCGGGAAAGACGGGGACGACCAACGAGTTCACCGACGCATGGTTCATGGGCTTCACCCCGAAATACACGATCGGGGTCTGGACCGGCAACGACGAGAAACGCATTCCCCTCGGCCCGAAGATGGAAGGCGCGCGGGCGGCGCTCCCGATCTGGATGCGGATCGTCGCGGAGATGCGGGACGCGGGCTACGTGGACCCGCAGAAGAACTTCGAAGTGCCGCCGAACATTTCCTTCGAGCCGATCGACTACATGACGGGTCTCAAAGCGACGCCGACCACCCCGCACCCGATCCTCGAAGCGTACGCGGTCGGCTCGCAGCCGACGGAAGAGTGGACGCCTCGCTGGGAAGGACTGCTGTCGCTGCCCTGGTCGCTGCAGCAGAGCTTCTACAAGAGCGAAAAGGAAGCGACCGGGGACGCGGCGGAGCCGGGGGCTCCGGCTCCGGCCCCGACCCCGCCTCCCCCTCCCCGCAAATGAAGAGGGCGGCCATTTCGGCCGCCCGGAAGATCGAATCGGGTCCGGGTCGTCAGGAGGCGGCGGCCGCGGAGATCGTCGGCGCGCCCTGCACCTCGATCGTGATCGGGACGGTCACGTCGCGATGGAGCTTGACGTGGACCTGGTGCTCGCCGAGCCGCTTGATCGGCTCCTCGAGCTCGATCCGGCGGCGATCGACGGCGATTCCCTTCTCGGCGAGCTGGTCGGCGATCTCGCCGGCGGTCACGGAACCGTAGAGGACGTCTCCTTCGCCGGCCTTCTTCACCAGCGTCAGGCGGAGGCCGGCCATCTGCGCGGCGACCTTCTCGGCGACGCCCTTCTCGCGGAGGACCTTCTCGTCGTAGCGCTTCTTCTCTTCCTCGAGGCGCCGGACGTTGGCCGGATTGGCGAGGAACGCGAGCCCCTGGGGCAGGAGGAAGTTCCGTGCGTAGCCGTTCTTGACGTCGACGACGTCGCCCCGGCGGCCGAGGCCGCGGACTTCGTCGGTGAGGATGATCTTCATTCGTTTCTCCCGATCGCTTGTCGATCCGCCCTCTTGCGGAAATCGAAATACCAGTCGAAGAGCCCCAGGACCGCGGTGCCCGCGGAAAACGGGAACCACGACGCCATGCCGTACGTCGCCGCGCGGAGGACGCCCGTCCGGAACCAGCGCCGAGCGAAGTAGGCGATGATAGAGAGTCCGCCCAGAAAATACAAGACCAGGACCGGCGCGAGAACGTCCGCCGCGAGGCTTCGAACCGGCCCCCGGAAGAGGGCGGCCGCGGCCCCGGCGAGCACGAAAACGGCCGCGAGACCCGGGGGGAGTCGCAGCCGGGAGAACCCGCCCCCGTCGGGCCCCCGCAGCGCGAGGCGGCGCCCCAGGAAGAAGGCGACGGCGGCGATCCCGACCCAGAGCGCCGCGAGGAGCCCGGGCGCGTAACGGACGATCACCCGCCGGACGACCTCGGCCGAGGCCTGCCAGGTCTTCAGGGCTTCGGCGTCGGCGCCCGACTGCTTGAGCGATGCGATCGAGCTCGCGGTCATCTCGTCGAAGCGCGATTCGATCTCCCGATCCGCTCCCGGAGACACCGTCCAGAGGACGCCGCCGGCGGCCGCGCCCCAGATCGCCAGGCCCAGGAACACCGAAGACGCCGCGCGTTTGCGCGCGAGCCCGCCCGCGACGCCGCACACTCCCGCGGTCGCCAGCAGCGCGGCGGCCTGTCCGGCCGAATCGGCGGCGGACCGCGTCACGGCGAAGCCGATCGCCGCCGAGAGCACCGCGGCGCCTCCCGCGGCGCCGAGCGCGGCCAGGGTCCCCCTTCGCGCGCCGAGCCGGACGAGCGGAAGCGCCGCCCCGGGAATGAACACGATCCCGACGAGGGGGAGGAATCTCAGTCCCCAAAAGAAAAAGGCGGAGAGGGCGGCGGCAGCCGCCCCCTCCGCCAGAACCGGGTCCCGATCCATCAATCCGTCGCGTACGGGAGGAGAGCGATCGCCCGCGCGCGCTTGATCGCGGTCTGCAGCTTGCGCTGGTGGAGCGAGCACACCCCCGAGATGCGCCGGGGGAGGATCTTCCCGCGCTCCGGGATGAACCCCTGGAGCGTCTTGACGTCCTTCCAGTCCACGTACTCGATCTTCTCGACGCAGAACTTGCACGCCTTCCGGCGCCGGACGAAGAACTTCTTCCGGCCGCCCGCCTTCTTGTCCTTCTTGAAATCCCTTCGCATCGCTTTCCCCCTACGCTTCCGCCGGCTCGGCCGGCTCGGCGGCCGCCTCGGCGGGCGCCTTCTTCGGCTTCGCGGCGGCCTTCGCTTCGCGCTTCTTCCGGAGCTTCACCGAGCGCTTGAGCTCCTCGTCGGCGCGTACGGCGAGATGCCGCAGGACGTCGTCGGAGAGCCGGAGCTTGCGCTCGAGCTCGGCGACCGTCTCGGCCTTCGCCTCGAACTGCCAGTAGTAATAAACGCCTTCCCGGCGCTTCGCGATGGGATACGCGAGGCGGCGGCGCCCCCAGACTTCTTCGGTTTTCATCTGGGCGCCGTCGTCGTTCAAGATCTTCTTGAACCCGTCGACGAGCGCGGTGGCCTGGTCCGGAGCGACCTCCGGCGACAGCACCACGACGATGTCGTAAAGCCGCATGACTCCTCCTGGATCTCAAGATCCCGCAGGGCGGGACCGAGGAGATGAATGACGCCTCCGTTCATTCGGAGAGCGCGTTGAAACGGTTCATCGCCGCCTCGATTCCGTCCGTCGCCCACGTGCGGACGGCCTCGGCGGCGCGGTCGAGCGCCTCGTCGATCGCCGTCCTCTCCGATTTCGAGAACCGGTCGAGGACGTAATCGCCGAGCTCGCGCTCGCGGGAGTATCGCTCGCCGCGGATTCCGACCCGCAGCCGCGCGAACTCCCGGGTGCCGAGGCACGCTTCGATCGACTTCAGACCCTTCTGTCCCGCCGAGGATCCCCGCGGCTTGAGCCGCAGCGTCCCGAGCGGAAGGTCGATCTCGTCGGAAACGACGAGCAGCGCGTCCGGCCCCAGTTTCAGCTTTGTCAAAAGACCTGCGATCGCCTCTCCCGAGGCATTCATGTACGTCACCGGCTTGGCGAGGACGACCGGTTCCTCCCCGATCCGCCCCCGACCCGTCAGCGCCCGGCACTCGAGGCGCTTGACCGCGATTCCCGCCTCGCGGGAGACGCGGTCCACCACCTCGAAACCGACGTTGTGGCGGGTGCCCTCGTACTCCGCCCCGGGATTGCCGAGGCCCGACACCAGCCGCAAGCCGGCTTACTTCTTCCCTTCCTTCTTCGGCTCTTCCGCCTCGGCGGTCTCGGCCTTCCCCTTCTTGATGACTTCGGGCTCGGCCGCCGCCGGCGCCGCTTCCGCCACGACCGCGGCGACTTCCTCTTCCTTGGCCGGGTGCGCGACGTGCGCGATCACCTTGTCGGCATCGTCCAGGATCCGGATCCCCTCGCGCGCCGGGATCTGGCCGACGCGGAAGGACTCGCCCATCCCGACCTCCGAGACGTCGACCGGGAGGGTCGCGGGGATGTCGTTGGGGAGGCATTCGATCTCGATCTCGCGGGAGACGAAATCGAGGATCCCCCCCTCCTGCTTGACGCCCTTCGGGGTTCCCGTCAGCTCGACCGCGACCGCGACGCGGACCTTGACGTCCATCAGCACCCTCAGGAAATCGACGTGGAGGAGCTCGCGCGACACCGGATCGCGGTTGATCTCCTTGATCATCGCGTGCCGGCTCTGCTCGGTCCCCGCCATCTTCAGGAGATAGATCGCATTGTCGCCGGCGCCCTTCCGGAACGCCGTCGTCAACTGCCGGGCCTCGATGTAGATCGGGACCGTTTCCTTCTTCGCGCCGTAGACGACGGCCGGGACCTTGCCCGCCGCGCGCGCGCGCCGCGCCACGTTCTTGCCGGATTCCTGCCGGCGCTCGACCTGCAGCTCGATGTTGGCCATGTGCGTCAACCCCTCAATTCAAAGCGGGTGAGCATACACGATTTTCAGACGAAAAGCGACGAAACCGAGGCGCCGTCGTGGATGCGCTGGATCGCCTCGCCGAGCAGGGGGGCGACCGAAAACGAGCGCAGGCGCGGGCAGCGGGCCGCCGCGGGAGCGACCGGGATCGTGTTCGTGACGAGGACCGATTCGAGGACCGACGCGTTGATCCGGTCGATCGCGGGCCCGGAAAGGACCGGGTGAACGCCGGCGGCGAAGACCCGGGCGGCTCCGTGGCTCTTCAGCGCCTCGGTACCCTTGATGAGAGTCCCCGCCGTGTCGATGATGTCGTCGAGGATCATCACGGTCCTCCCGTCGACGTCGCCGATCACGTTGAGGACCTCCGTCTCGTTCTTCCCCGTCCGTCGCTTGTCCACGATGGCGAGGGCCGATCCGAGGCGCTTGGCGAACGCCCGGGCGCGCTCGACGCCGCCGACGTCGGGCGAGACGATCGTGAGGTCCTCGATCTCCATCTTCCGGACGGCGTCGAGGATCACCGGCGCGGCGAAGAGGTGGTCCACGGGGATGTTGAAGAACCCCTGGATCTGCGCGGCGTGCAGGTCCATCGTGAGGATCCGGTCGGCGCCGGCCGCCGTCAGCAGATCCGCCACGAGCTTGGACGTGATCGGCACCCGCGGCCGGTCCTTCCGGTCCTGACGGGCGTACCCGTAGTACGGGATGACCGCCGTGATGCGGGTCGCCGAAGAGCGTTTGAAGGCGTCGATCAGGACGAGGAGCTCCATCAGGTGTTCGTTGACCGGCGTGCAGGTCGGCTGGATGATGAAGACGTCGGCTCCCCTCACGTTCTCCTCGATCTGGCAGTTGTTCTCGCCGTCGGAGAAGTTGTAGAGGATGACCTTCCCGAGCTCGACGCCGAGGTAGGCGCAGATCTCCGCGGCGAGGCCCGGATGCGCGCGCCCGGAGAAGATCTTGAGCTCGCCGTAACGGAACAGGTGTTCCACTTCCGTCGATTCTACAAGAAACCCCGCGAGCGCCGGGCTCGCCCGGCGACGTTCGGGACCGGTCCCCGCCGGCACCGCTCCCCGAGCCCGAGCGGTCGAGGCTCCAGGGCCGGGCCGCGAAGAACGCCTCGCGCGAGGCCGGGAGGTCGGGAATGCGCGGGCCGCGAGCGCGCGGCGCGCCCGACGGTCAGACCGGCTGGGGAACCGGAGCCGCCTCGGCCGCCGCGCGCACCTGCGCCTCCACCCACGGGTAGGTCGCGGCGAGGCCCTCCTCGAGGGAGACGCGGGGCTCCCAGCCGAGGACCTGCCGGAGGCGCGAATTGTCGGAGTTCCTCCCGCGAACGCCCTGGGGTCCGTCGACGTGCTTCTTGCGGATCGACACCCCGGCGATCCCGGCGATCATGTCCGCGAGCGCGTTGATCGAGATCAGGCGGTCCTGCCCGAGGTTGACGGGATCCGGATGGTCGGACCGCATCAGCCGGTGGATCCCCTCCACGCAATCCGACACGTAGCAGAACGAGCGCGTCTGCTCGCCGTCGCCCCAGATGTCGATCTCCCCGGAGCCCGAGAGCTTCGCTTCGGCGATCTTGCGGCAGAGGGCCGCGGGGGCCTTCTCGCGCCCGCCGGTCCAGGTTCCCTCCGGCCCGAAGATGTTGTGGAAACGGACGACGCGCGTCTCGACGCCGTAGTCGCGCCGGTAATGCGCGCAGAGCTGCTCGGAAACGAGCTTCTCCCAGCCGTACGCGTCCTGCGGCATGGCGGGATAGACGTCTTCCTCCTTGAGCGGCACGACCTCGGCCTCCGTCTGACGGTAGTCGGGGTACACGCACGCCGACGACGTGTAGAGATACCGGCGGACTCCGTTGATCCTCGCCGCCTCGAGCGTGTGGATGTTGATGAGCGCGTTGTTGTGGAGGATCTCGGCGTGATGTGCCGAAATGAAGCCCATTCCGCCCATGTCGGCCGCGAGAGCGTAGACCTCGTCGACGCCCCGCGTCGCCTGCAGGCAGTCGTCCCGCCGCCGGAGATCGAGGATCTCGAACTCGTCCGCTTCGGTGGGCGCGTAGGAGCAGTGTTTCAGGTCCACTCCCCGCACGAAATGGCCCTTCTGCTTGAGATACCGGACGAGGAAGTGGCCGATGAAGCCCCCCGCCCCCGTGACCAGGACTCGACTCTGCACGCGTTCTCCCCGCGCGGCCGAAGGGCCGACGCGGCGCGGAATTGTATCAGGAGGCGCGCGAGGGCGACGGTCCCGGGTCGGGCGCCGCGGCTAGGAGAGTCCGCCGTGGATCGAAACGATCGGCGAGAGCTCGAACCCGATCGCGGCCGTCACGCGGAAAACGTTGCGCGCGACCCCCGGGACGTTCGAGTCGAAGCGGTATTCCGTGCCGTACGCGCCGAACACGAGCTTGCGGCCGGCGCGGATCTGGAACCCGCCACCGACGCTCGCGACCCGATCCAGACGGCGATACGCGGCGCCGTCGATCACGACGGGAAGGGGGTATCGGTTTTCCTCGTAGTCGCCGTAGAGGCGCAGCGCCAGGCGGGGCGCCACCTGGAAGTTCACGCCGCCCCCGTTGACCGTGGCCATGTAGTACGGGTTCTCGACCGTCACGCTGTACTGGGCTCCGCGATAACCGTCGGCGAAGAGCTCGAAGTTGGACCGGACCAGGAACGAAAGGAAGTACGACCCCGTCGCGGTCCGGAACTCCTCGAAGCGCGACCCGTGGATCGGCTTCGCGTCGCGATATCCCGCGGAGAGATTCGCGAAGAAGCGCGGCCGGTCGTAGAGAACGCCGAGCAGATAGGCGACGGTGCGGTTGTCGCCCCCCTGCGCGGAATCGTCGAACTCGGCGCGGGTCTTCTCCGCCGACGCCGAGAACGAGAGCGTCTCTCCGGAATGGAGCCGGAGGCCGACCCGGATCTTCTCCTCCTTCCGGTCGAGGAGCGCGGGATCCTCGAGCGGCTGCGGCGGCTCGGGAATCGCTTCGAACCGGTACTTCGAGCCCTCGCCTTCGCCGAAGATCGAGAGCGGGCCGGCGACGTCGATCTCCCCGGAAGCGTGCCCGATCTTCGTCCGCGAGATGACGTTGCGCAGCGTCTCGGCGTTCAGGAGGGAGGCCGTCTTCGTGTCGCGCGCGTCGACGCCCAGACGAAGGTGGTTGAACAGGCCGAGAAGTTCCCCCTGGTAATCGCCGCCCCACGTCCGGCCGTCGGCGTGGTGCGCGTACCAGATGTACTCCGGCGCCGCCGTTCCGCGGAGATAGACCTTCGACCCGACGGGGAGCAGGAGACGCGTTCCGGCGGAGACGGTGGCGGTCTCGTCGGCGACCTTGTGATCGGCGGTCCCGAAGATGTTGTTGTTGTATCCGGCGTTGTCGACCTCGAGAAACGGGAAGAGGCGCACGGGTCCGAGGTGATAGCGGTTCTGGTCGAGGTCGGCCTGGACGGATTTCGCGACCGGTTCGGTTCGCGACGCCGGAACGTGGTCGGAGGTCGCCTGTCCAAGGGCGGACGTCGCGCCGAAGAGCAACGCGGCGCCCGCGAACGCCGCGGAGATCCGGCCCGTCCGGGGCGTCGCCTCGGCGGCGGAAATCGCAAAGGCGTGGTTTTTGACGTCGGCCTCCCGCGGCGCGGGGACTGCAACCTCCGCGCCACGGGCGGCCCCGTGAAAGGAACGTGCTCCGGATCATGGGCTTACGCGTCAGACTCCGACCGCCGCCCCTTCGGTCTGAACTTCGACATCGATCCCACCGGACGGGCGACGGCACTCGGCAGGCTTCGATCCCGTCGAAGAACGTCGGCTGCTGTTCGAGGACCGTGGTCGGATCGACCCGGCCGCTTCGGACGACCTCGATGTCATGCCGGCGAATGCATTGCCTGTCCGCAGGGTCAGGTTCTCGTACCTCGCCTTCCCCCTCCGGAACGTTCTAACTTCTCCGGATCGACGCGGCCCTGCCGACGGCGTCGACCCGGCACGCGAGCACGAATCCGCGGAGGCGAAGGTTTTCCGGAAAGGCGCTCGCGCGCCTGGGGTACACTGGCCGTGCCCGCCGATGGACCGCTCCGGCTCCCTTCCGCGCGTCCGCATCCGTCCGGCCAGCGGCTATCTCGTCGCCGTCCTGGCCGTGTCGGTGACGAGTCTCCTCCGCGAGAAGCTCCGCCCCCTGCTGACGGACCACTCCGTCTTCGCGATGGACTACCTCGCGATCGCGTTCGCCGCCTGGTACGGGGGATTCGGCCCGGGCATCGCCGCGATCCTGACCGCCCTGCCGTTCGCGATGCTGATCATTCCTCCCGACGGATTCCTCGTCAGCGGCACCGCCAACGTCATCGCGCTCTTCATGTTCGTCGCGATCTCGGCGCTCGTGGTCCTGCTGATCGAAAGCGTTCGCCGCGCCCGCCAGCGCGCCGTCGATGCGCACGGCCGGGCGGTGGAGGCTCTCGAGGCGCTCCGGTCGAGCCAGGAGAAGTACCGCGGGCTCTTCGAACGAAACCTCGCCGGCGTTTCGCGGACGACGCTCGACGGCCGCATCCTCGAATGCAACCGCGCCCTCGCCCGGATCTACGGCTACGCGCATCCCGCCGAGATGCTCGCGATCCGCGCCGAGACGCTCCACCGAGACACGGACGCGCGGCGCGATTTCATCGAACGCCTCCGGGCGTCGGGCGGAACGATGGTGAACGTCGAGGCGATCGGGCGCCGGCGCGACGGGAGCCCCGTCTGGACCCTCGAGAGCCACCAGATGGTCGAGGAGGACGGCCGCGTGGTCATCGAGGGCTCGATCCTCGACATCTCGGATCGCAAGCAGATCGAAGTCGAGCGCGAGTCGCTCGTCGCCGCCCTCGAGGTCGAGCGCCGGCGGCTGGAGGCGATCATCCGTCAGATGCCGGCGGGGCTCGTGATCGCCGACGTGGAACGAAACCTGATCCTGGGAAACGAGCAGTTCGAGAAGATCGTCGGGACGAAGTTCGCCGCGAACCGGAAGGTCGGAGAGAGCGACGGCTACCGGCCGTTCCATTCGGACGGGCGTCCCTTCTCCCCGGACGAGTCGCCGCTCGCGCGGGCGCTCGCGACGGGCGAGGACGTCCGCGACGTCGAGATCGTCATCGAGCGCGACGACGGGTCGCGAAAGGTCGTCGTCGCCAGCGCGAGCCCGCTCCGCGATTCGGCGGGGCGAATCGCCGCCGCGGTCGCGACGTTCTTCGAAGTGACGGAGCAGCGCGAGCTCGCGCGCGAGCTCGCCCGCACGGTCGCGGAGCTGCGGGAGGGGGATCGCCGGAAGGACCAGTTCATCGCGATGCTCGCGCACGAGCTCCGGAATCCTCTCGTCCCCATCGCCAACGCCGTCCGCGTTCTCCAGCTCCCCGAGGTCGGGCGCGGAACGCTCCGCGAATCGCTCACGATGATCGAGCGGCAGCTCGGCCACATGGTCCGGCTCGTCGACGACCTCCTCGACGTCTCCCGGATCTCCCGCGGCAAGGTCGAGATCCGGAAGGACCGGTTCGATCTCGCCGCGATGACGGCCGAGGTGATTTCCGACTTCCGCGGCGAGATCGGGCGTCACGGGCTCTCCCTGGAGACCGTCCTGCCGGAGGAGTCCCTCTGGATCGACGGAGACCGGGTCCGGCTCGCGGAGGTCCTGACGAACCTCGTTCAGAACGCGATCAAGTTCACGGACTCCGGCGGAGCGATCCGGATCTCGCTCGCCCGCGACGGCGACCGGGCCCGCCTCTCGGTTCGCGACTCCGGAATCGGAATCGCCCCCGCGATGCTCCCCCGGATCTTCGAAGCTTTCTCGCAGGCTGACCGGAGCATCGCCCGGACGCGGGGAGGCCTCGGCCTCGGCCTCGCGCTCGTGCGCGGCCTCGTCGCGGCCCACGGCGGAGAAGTCCGGGCGGCGAGCGAGGGGCTCGGCCGCGGGACCGAGATGATCGTCCTCCTTCCGACGGCCGGGCGCCGGGTTCCGGAGGAACGCGAGAAACGCGAAAGCCGGGCGCCGGCCCCCTCGCGGCGGGTCGTGGTCGTCGAAGACAACGCGCCGGTCGCGGACGGAATGCGCTTCCTCCTCGAACATCTCGCCCACGAGGTTCGCGTCGCCGCCGACGGCGTCTCGGGACTCGAGGCGATCCGGAGTTTCCGTCCCGACGTGGTCCTGTGCGACATCGGCCTCCCCGGAGAGCTCGACGGCTACGGGCTCGCCCGCGCCGTCCGCGCGGACGCCGGGATCGCGGGAACGTGCCTGATCGCGATCACCGGTTACGGGCAGTCGGCCGACCGGGAGCGCGCCCGGCAGGCGGGATTCGATCTTCACCTGACGAAGCCCGTGCAGCCCCTGCGGCTCGAGGAGCTCCTCCGCCGGCTCCCCCGGGGACGCCGCGGCGCGCCGCGGCAGGCCTGAACGATGTCGAGCGGCCGCTCGGCGCGGCCCCGCTGGATCGCGTGAACGAATTCGCCCTCGGAATCCTCGTCGC of the Thermoanaerobaculia bacterium genome contains:
- a CDS encoding PBP1A family penicillin-binding protein — encoded protein: MRRLLGSRAVHVLLLSLAVAAALGALAGYAGAHLIRIPRVEELATYRPDIITEIRAADGSTIARYAVERRILVPASAIPVALKRAIVATEDKNFYHHGGIDLVRIVSAGTKDFLLHRYAEGASTLTQQLARAVFLNPQKSLARKVNEALLAVDIERRFSKDQILTLYCNQIYLGHGNYGVEAASRYYFGVPAAKVTLAQAALLAGLIQRPEEFSPFRNPEKARARRAHVLKRMADERAITAKQAEAAAAEPLPKSPAQAESVVAPYFCEDIRQYLEKNYGEKDLYRRGLRVDSTLDPKLQAFSEEALRWGLRRIERSHGWRKARNVVAEGFSDPERYEDPSWSKSSRNDSAEIAVVLSVARRQAVLKVGGRRETVAPSAFAWTGGSAFPANLRRGDLVALSTEKNAKGKPSVVVDPLPRAQGAVLILENATGAVRAMVGGYDWDESKFNRAVQAQRQTGSSFKPFVYLTALENGYTPSDTLFDGPLSIVIDPRQPPYRPHNYHNDYSGIVTLRRALEHSINIPAVKMARMVGLKNVVETAHRFGIKEPLLAYPSIALGAFETTLWELTTAYETFANEGLQIAPYTVARVSDSEGDVLEENRSDAKEVASPQTCFQLLWMLKGVMERGTAVRARELNLDNIAGKTGTTNEFTDAWFMGFTPKYTIGVWTGNDEKRIPLGPKMEGARAALPIWMRIVAEMRDAGYVDPQKNFEVPPNISFEPIDYMTGLKATPTTPHPILEAYAVGSQPTEEWTPRWEGLLSLPWSLQQSFYKSEKEATGDAAEPGAPAPAPTPPPPPRK
- the rplI gene encoding 50S ribosomal protein L9 gives rise to the protein MKIILTDEVRGLGRRGDVVDVKNGYARNFLLPQGLAFLANPANVRRLEEEKKRYDEKVLREKGVAEKVAAQMAGLRLTLVKKAGEGDVLYGSVTAGEIADQLAEKGIAVDRRRIELEEPIKRLGEHQVHVKLHRDVTVPITIEVQGAPTISAAAAS
- a CDS encoding DUF2232 domain-containing protein, whose protein sequence is MDRDPVLAEGAAAAALSAFFFWGLRFLPLVGIVFIPGAALPLVRLGARRGTLAALGAAGGAAVLSAAIGFAVTRSAADSAGQAAALLATAGVCGVAGGLARKRAASSVFLGLAIWGAAAGGVLWTVSPGADREIESRFDEMTASSIASLKQSGADAEALKTWQASAEVVRRVIVRYAPGLLAALWVGIAAVAFFLGRRLALRGPDGGGFSRLRLPPGLAAVFVLAGAAAALFRGPVRSLAADVLAPVLVLYFLGGLSIIAYFARRWFRTGVLRAATYGMASWFPFSAGTAVLGLFDWYFDFRKRADRQAIGRNE
- the rpsR gene encoding 30S ribosomal protein S18, which produces MRRDFKKDKKAGGRKKFFVRRRKACKFCVEKIEYVDWKDVKTLQGFIPERGKILPRRISGVCSLHQRKLQTAIKRARAIALLPYATD
- the rpsF gene encoding 30S ribosomal protein S6; this translates as MRLYDIVVVLSPEVAPDQATALVDGFKKILNDDGAQMKTEEVWGRRRLAYPIAKRREGVYYYWQFEAKAETVAELERKLRLSDDVLRHLAVRADEELKRSVKLRKKREAKAAAKPKKAPAEAAAEPAEPAEA
- the pth gene encoding aminoacyl-tRNA hydrolase, whose product is MSGLGNPGAEYEGTRHNVGFEVVDRVSREAGIAVKRLECRALTGRGRIGEEPVVLAKPVTYMNASGEAIAGLLTKLKLGPDALLVVSDEIDLPLGTLRLKPRGSSAGQKGLKSIEACLGTREFARLRVGIRGERYSRERELGDYVLDRFSKSERTAIDEALDRAAEAVRTWATDGIEAAMNRFNALSE
- a CDS encoding 50S ribosomal protein L25, coding for MANIELQVERRQESGKNVARRARAAGKVPAVVYGAKKETVPIYIEARQLTTAFRKGAGDNAIYLLKMAGTEQSRHAMIKEINRDPVSRELLHVDFLRVLMDVKVRVAVAVELTGTPKGVKQEGGILDFVSREIEIECLPNDIPATLPVDVSEVGMGESFRVGQIPAREGIRILDDADKVIAHVAHPAKEEEVAAVVAEAAPAAAEPEVIKKGKAETAEAEEPKKEGKK
- a CDS encoding ribose-phosphate pyrophosphokinase, with amino-acid sequence MEHLFRYGELKIFSGRAHPGLAAEICAYLGVELGKVILYNFSDGENNCQIEENVRGADVFIIQPTCTPVNEHLMELLVLIDAFKRSSATRITAVIPYYGYARQDRKDRPRVPITSKLVADLLTAAGADRILTMDLHAAQIQGFFNIPVDHLFAAPVILDAVRKMEIEDLTIVSPDVGGVERARAFAKRLGSALAIVDKRRTGKNETEVLNVIGDVDGRTVMILDDIIDTAGTLIKGTEALKSHGAARVFAAGVHPVLSGPAIDRINASVLESVLVTNTIPVAPAAARCPRLRSFSVAPLLGEAIQRIHDGASVSSLFV
- a CDS encoding NAD-dependent epimerase/dehydratase family protein, with the protein product MQSRVLVTGAGGFIGHFLVRYLKQKGHFVRGVDLKHCSYAPTEADEFEILDLRRRDDCLQATRGVDEVYALAADMGGMGFISAHHAEILHNNALINIHTLEAARINGVRRYLYTSSACVYPDYRQTEAEVVPLKEEDVYPAMPQDAYGWEKLVSEQLCAHYRRDYGVETRVVRFHNIFGPEGTWTGGREKAPAALCRKIAEAKLSGSGEIDIWGDGEQTRSFCYVSDCVEGIHRLMRSDHPDPVNLGQDRLISINALADMIAGIAGVSIRKKHVDGPQGVRGRNSDNSRLRQVLGWEPRVSLEEGLAATYPWVEAQVRAAAEAAPVPQPV
- a CDS encoding ATP-binding protein, with amino-acid sequence MDRSGSLPRVRIRPASGYLVAVLAVSVTSLLREKLRPLLTDHSVFAMDYLAIAFAAWYGGFGPGIAAILTALPFAMLIIPPDGFLVSGTANVIALFMFVAISALVVLLIESVRRARQRAVDAHGRAVEALEALRSSQEKYRGLFERNLAGVSRTTLDGRILECNRALARIYGYAHPAEMLAIRAETLHRDTDARRDFIERLRASGGTMVNVEAIGRRRDGSPVWTLESHQMVEEDGRVVIEGSILDISDRKQIEVERESLVAALEVERRRLEAIIRQMPAGLVIADVERNLILGNEQFEKIVGTKFAANRKVGESDGYRPFHSDGRPFSPDESPLARALATGEDVRDVEIVIERDDGSRKVVVASASPLRDSAGRIAAAVATFFEVTEQRELARELARTVAELREGDRRKDQFIAMLAHELRNPLVPIANAVRVLQLPEVGRGTLRESLTMIERQLGHMVRLVDDLLDVSRISRGKVEIRKDRFDLAAMTAEVISDFRGEIGRHGLSLETVLPEESLWIDGDRVRLAEVLTNLVQNAIKFTDSGGAIRISLARDGDRARLSVRDSGIGIAPAMLPRIFEAFSQADRSIARTRGGLGLGLALVRGLVAAHGGEVRAASEGLGRGTEMIVLLPTAGRRVPEEREKRESRAPAPSRRVVVVEDNAPVADGMRFLLEHLAHEVRVAADGVSGLEAIRSFRPDVVLCDIGLPGELDGYGLARAVRADAGIAGTCLIAITGYGQSADRERARQAGFDLHLTKPVQPLRLEELLRRLPRGRRGAPRQA